A window from Opitutia bacterium ISCC 52 encodes these proteins:
- a CDS encoding LysR family transcriptional regulator, producing the protein MHIENLKIFSDLVESQSFSKAAKLNSITQSAVSQQLRAMEKHFSILIIDRSQKQFRLTREGQKLYDSAKEILHRYEKLISELQEMKKIISGNIHISTIYSIGLHELPPYIKNFLQKYPSVNVRVEYRRSNLVYEDILHNSVDLGLVAFPNQMRQLEVIPFREDELVLICHPGHELAKQAEVAIEDLRDCKVIGFDQDIPTRKATDSIFRDHQLDLEPIMEFDNIETVKRAVEIDAGVAIVPQATVLQEIKQGTIRRVGLKGGNFTRPLAVIHRKGRVLTPAMKKFIEMLTGVTAEKEEEKK; encoded by the coding sequence ATGCATATCGAAAACCTGAAGATCTTTTCCGATCTTGTAGAAAGCCAAAGTTTCTCTAAAGCAGCAAAACTGAATTCGATTACCCAATCTGCGGTGAGTCAACAGCTACGGGCGATGGAAAAGCACTTTAGTATTCTGATCATCGATCGAAGCCAAAAGCAGTTTAGGCTCACTCGTGAAGGGCAAAAGCTCTATGACTCGGCTAAGGAGATCCTGCATCGCTATGAGAAGCTTATCAGTGAGTTGCAGGAGATGAAAAAGATCATCAGTGGGAATATACATATCTCGACTATTTATTCGATTGGTCTGCACGAACTGCCTCCTTACATCAAAAACTTCCTGCAAAAATACCCTTCGGTAAACGTGCGCGTTGAGTATCGACGGTCCAACCTTGTTTACGAAGATATCCTTCATAATTCAGTGGATTTAGGGCTCGTTGCATTTCCAAACCAGATGCGTCAATTGGAGGTGATCCCGTTCCGAGAGGACGAACTCGTTCTCATTTGTCACCCTGGGCACGAATTGGCGAAGCAAGCTGAGGTAGCAATTGAAGATTTGAGGGACTGCAAAGTGATCGGCTTCGATCAGGATATTCCTACCAGAAAGGCTACTGATAGCATTTTTCGCGACCATCAGCTCGATTTGGAGCCGATCATGGAATTCGATAATATCGAGACGGTTAAACGGGCTGTTGAGATTGATGCCGGCGTGGCCATTGTGCCTCAGGCAACGGTACTTCAAGAGATTAAGCAGGGAACCATTCGCAGGGTAGGTCTAAAAGGCGGTAACTTCACTAGGCCCTTAGCTGTGATTCACCGGAAGGGGCGTGTACTTACACCTGCTATGAAGAAGTTCATCGAAATGCTGACGGGAGTAACTGCAGAAAAGGAAGAAGAAAAGAAGTAG
- a CDS encoding YggS family pyridoxal phosphate-dependent enzyme: MDHLSHSLTKNLSTLNERIEAACRHCNRPREAVKLMAVTKRFPLEIAASAVQAGLSLLGENRIQEAADKIQRATFDARWELIGHLQSNKAQLAVQHFDAIQSVDSVKLARRLNRFSEEIGKELPILLQVNTGEDPGKFGFNTAETEGALEQILNMGALKIEGLMTIAPLPATLERATAAFENLRKLRDQLSEKTGKPLPELSMGMSGDLEAAIAAGSTCIRVGSALFGQRPV, encoded by the coding sequence ATGGATCATCTTAGCCATTCTTTAACCAAGAACCTGAGCACTCTAAACGAGCGTATCGAAGCTGCTTGCCGCCACTGCAATCGCCCCCGAGAAGCGGTGAAACTGATGGCTGTTACCAAACGATTTCCACTTGAGATAGCAGCCTCGGCGGTCCAAGCGGGTTTATCATTGTTAGGAGAAAATCGGATTCAGGAGGCGGCAGATAAGATTCAAAGGGCCACTTTCGATGCTCGTTGGGAACTCATCGGCCACTTACAATCTAACAAAGCTCAATTAGCCGTACAGCACTTCGACGCGATTCAAAGTGTCGATTCCGTCAAACTGGCACGGAGGCTCAATCGTTTTTCAGAGGAAATCGGCAAGGAGCTCCCGATTCTCCTGCAGGTCAATACCGGAGAAGATCCTGGCAAATTCGGCTTCAATACGGCTGAAACCGAGGGAGCCTTAGAGCAAATCCTCAATATGGGGGCTCTCAAGATAGAGGGCTTAATGACCATCGCTCCCCTTCCTGCCACCCTGGAAAGGGCAACAGCCGCATTCGAAAATCTACGGAAGCTTCGAGACCAACTCTCAGAGAAAACAGGCAAACCGCTACCGGAACTTTCGATGGGAATGTCTGGAGATCTGGAAGCCGCTATCGCAGCCGGGAGTACCTGCATTCGAGTCGGGTCAGCGTTATTTGGGCAAAGGCCGGTTTGA
- a CDS encoding 3-deoxy-7-phosphoheptulonate synthase — translation MSSESLPVSNHTQVTDVNVLSTISLPSPGQLRDRVPKSEDQAQFVSKSREEIEHIIFGDDSRLLVVVGPCSIHDVDAGIEYASRLKSLANELSDRLCIVMRAYFEKPRTSLGWKGLIMDPDLDGSCDLEKGLETARSFLSKLIEMEVPTATELLDPITPQYISDLISWSAIGARTTESQTHRQMASGLSMPLGFKNSIDGSMTAAINAIKAASGEQTFLGINQDGISSAVTTRGNKNCHLVVRGGTTGPNYEAEYISKYEGDLQKAGLKEAIMVDASHANSAKNHENQPKIVDSVIEQIQQGNHSIIGLMIESNLNAGNQKFPQPKEDLQHGVSITDACIDWETTVESLAKLHASLAPRFS, via the coding sequence ATGAGCTCAGAATCGCTACCAGTTTCAAACCACACGCAAGTTACTGACGTTAACGTCCTTAGCACGATTTCACTTCCCAGCCCAGGGCAGTTACGTGATCGAGTGCCCAAGTCCGAAGATCAGGCACAATTTGTATCTAAATCACGGGAAGAAATAGAGCACATCATTTTTGGTGATGACTCACGACTCCTGGTGGTTGTCGGCCCCTGCTCTATCCACGATGTAGATGCCGGAATCGAATATGCGTCACGTTTGAAGAGCCTTGCTAATGAGCTCTCAGATCGTCTCTGCATTGTCATGCGCGCCTATTTTGAAAAACCAAGAACTTCTCTTGGTTGGAAGGGCCTGATCATGGATCCAGATTTAGATGGCTCGTGCGATCTTGAAAAGGGACTGGAAACGGCACGTTCGTTTCTTTCAAAGCTCATCGAGATGGAAGTTCCAACGGCCACAGAACTTCTCGATCCCATTACACCGCAGTATATCAGTGACTTGATCTCCTGGTCTGCCATCGGAGCCCGAACCACCGAGTCCCAAACTCACCGGCAAATGGCATCAGGTCTCTCCATGCCTTTAGGATTTAAAAACAGTATCGACGGGTCGATGACTGCTGCCATCAATGCCATTAAGGCAGCCAGTGGCGAACAAACCTTCTTAGGTATTAACCAAGATGGTATCTCGTCCGCAGTAACTACGCGCGGGAATAAGAACTGTCACCTGGTAGTACGCGGCGGAACAACTGGGCCAAACTATGAAGCTGAGTATATTTCCAAATATGAAGGTGACTTGCAGAAAGCGGGATTGAAAGAAGCCATCATGGTAGACGCGTCCCACGCCAACAGTGCGAAGAACCATGAGAATCAACCCAAAATCGTGGACTCGGTCATTGAACAAATTCAGCAGGGAAATCATTCAATCATAGGTCTAATGATCGAAAGTAACCTCAATGCTGGAAATCAAAAATTTCCTCAACCGAAAGAAGACCTTCAACACGGTGTATCCATAACAGATGCCTGTATCGATTGGGAAACCACTGTCGAATCTTTGGCGAAACTCCACGCGAGCTTGGCACCTCGTTTCAGTTAA
- a CDS encoding prepilin peptidase — MQEYIDSIESIAPWFFPILSFGLGACIGSFLNVCIYRIPEGLSIAHPPSRCGACGTPIPFHRNVPILAWIVLRGKAACCGAPFSIRYPAIEFLTGVLFLASWLLLPAPAAIAGMVWISILVATTFIDLDHMIIPNRFSIGGLIIGIILSALVPSIHHIQTEHALLAGIQGAFTAIQGALIGSAIILWIMILAELVLKKEALGFGDVKLMGAIGAFCGWQGAIFGLFGGAVLGTIAIMIIQLIKLVTPKKKTSEDDEGMIGREIPFGPMLAAGSLLYYLYLGPMVDDYFGQFSWVLTQ; from the coding sequence ATGCAGGAATACATTGACTCGATTGAATCTATAGCTCCCTGGTTCTTCCCCATCCTCAGCTTTGGTCTGGGCGCCTGCATCGGCAGTTTTTTAAACGTATGTATTTATCGGATACCCGAAGGACTTTCTATCGCCCACCCACCTTCAAGGTGTGGAGCTTGTGGCACTCCGATTCCATTTCATAGAAACGTCCCCATCTTGGCTTGGATAGTTCTAAGGGGAAAAGCTGCGTGCTGTGGTGCCCCTTTCAGCATTCGTTACCCAGCCATAGAATTTCTGACGGGGGTGCTGTTTCTAGCATCCTGGCTGTTACTACCAGCTCCAGCAGCTATCGCGGGTATGGTTTGGATCTCAATATTGGTTGCGACCACATTCATCGATCTGGACCATATGATCATTCCCAATCGTTTTTCTATCGGTGGCCTTATTATCGGGATCATTTTATCTGCCCTCGTACCAAGCATACACCATATCCAAACAGAACACGCCCTTCTAGCAGGTATCCAGGGGGCGTTTACTGCCATCCAAGGTGCACTGATAGGATCAGCGATCATTCTTTGGATAATGATCCTTGCGGAGCTGGTACTAAAAAAAGAAGCCTTAGGCTTTGGAGACGTAAAACTTATGGGAGCCATAGGTGCCTTTTGCGGTTGGCAAGGTGCCATCTTCGGTCTCTTTGGAGGAGCCGTTCTGGGCACTATCGCAATCATGATCATTCAGCTTATCAAGCTGGTAACTCCTAAGAAGAAAACGAGTGAGGATGACGAAGGCATGATTGGGAGAGAGATCCCGTTTGGACCGATGTTGGCCGCAGGAAGCCTTCTTTACTACCTCTACCTAGGACCCATGGTGGATGATTACTTTGGGCAATTCAGCTGGGTTTTGACTCAGTAG
- the aroE gene encoding shikimate dehydrogenase: MKNDLSSSKLYAIEDLERWPKSGTSLAVLGHPVKHSLSPPMHNAALEELSKSNPSFSDWTYYKFDVSPDNLASAIKQFYEKGFRGLNLTVPHKILAAQWVNIGESEVELTEACNTLLWTPDGYTGYNTDLYGMTSAIENEFEIRLQDRDVILLGAGGAARAAAIACAKAGVQSLTLANRTIVRLDSIKGVLNKLRKRPTVDTCKLSEPLPNTSDKLLIINATSLGLKPEDPTPADLSNLPASTLVFDMIYNPARTALLKEAESLGMQATNGLGMLAYQGERSLSIWTQKNPSAKTMFDAARAGLNPT; encoded by the coding sequence TTGAAAAACGATCTATCTAGCAGCAAACTCTACGCGATAGAAGACTTGGAAAGATGGCCCAAGAGCGGCACTTCCTTGGCAGTCCTTGGACATCCGGTAAAACATTCGCTGAGCCCTCCCATGCACAACGCAGCATTAGAAGAGCTCAGCAAAAGCAATCCGTCTTTCTCTGATTGGACCTACTATAAGTTTGATGTCTCACCCGATAATCTCGCATCAGCCATCAAGCAGTTCTATGAAAAAGGATTCCGTGGTCTGAATTTAACAGTGCCACACAAGATACTTGCAGCCCAATGGGTGAATATCGGCGAATCCGAAGTGGAACTCACCGAAGCCTGCAATACGCTGTTGTGGACCCCGGATGGATACACCGGTTATAACACCGATCTCTACGGCATGACCTCCGCCATTGAGAATGAATTCGAAATTCGGTTACAAGACAGGGACGTCATTCTGCTCGGTGCAGGAGGGGCCGCACGCGCGGCTGCCATCGCTTGTGCAAAAGCCGGAGTCCAATCACTCACCTTGGCCAATCGTACCATTGTGAGACTTGATAGCATTAAAGGCGTCCTCAATAAGTTAAGAAAACGCCCCACGGTAGATACCTGTAAACTGAGTGAACCCTTGCCAAACACTTCAGACAAACTCCTGATCATAAACGCTACTTCTTTGGGACTGAAGCCAGAAGACCCTACCCCTGCTGATCTAAGTAATTTGCCCGCTTCGACGTTGGTCTTCGATATGATTTACAATCCAGCCAGGACAGCTTTGTTAAAAGAAGCTGAATCTCTAGGAATGCAGGCAACAAATGGGCTGGGTATGCTTGCTTATCAAGGCGAAAGATCCCTTAGTATCTGGACTCAAAAAAACCCATCCGCCAAGACAATGTTCGACGCCGCCAGGGCCGGACTTAACCCAACTTAA
- a CDS encoding HU family DNA-binding protein, which yields MNKAELILNVQKSLGGDTSKAQAERAIDAVLDAVKAGIKSAGKEVKMKGDASSAVAVQLVGFGTFSVARRNARSGVNPATGEKIKIKASKGVKFKPGAGLKGLL from the coding sequence ATGAATAAAGCTGAACTTATTCTCAACGTCCAAAAAAGCCTCGGCGGGGACACATCAAAAGCACAAGCAGAAAGAGCTATCGACGCAGTTCTTGACGCAGTAAAAGCTGGCATCAAGTCAGCTGGCAAAGAGGTGAAAATGAAGGGCGACGCTTCTAGCGCCGTTGCTGTTCAACTCGTTGGCTTCGGAACTTTTTCCGTAGCTCGTCGCAATGCCCGTTCTGGTGTAAACCCAGCCACTGGCGAAAAGATCAAAATTAAAGCCTCTAAAGGCGTGAAGTTCAAGCCAGGCGCAGGTCTCAAAGGACTCCTGTAA
- a CDS encoding ABC transporter ATP-binding protein — translation MPTDPLLEVKNLRIVFESRSGQNEAVRGVDFTLNAGETLAVVGESGSGKSVTALSLSKLLPGPPACQVSGSIQLEGKDILSLPEKELLSVRGKEIAYIFQEPSTSLNPFFSVGYQIAEAIKLHRPEVKDVKAEVINALDLVGIRMPEKRYKDYPHQLSGGMQQRVMIAMGLSCHPKVLVADEPTTALDVTIQAQIMDLMQDLKEKLNMSIILITHNFGIVDGFADKLIVMYRGKIVEAGETTQVLSNPQHPYTRALIACIPKLGGNRERLETIDHSKLAG, via the coding sequence ATGCCCACTGATCCGTTACTAGAAGTTAAGAACCTGCGCATAGTATTTGAGTCTCGCTCAGGACAAAACGAAGCGGTCAGAGGAGTCGATTTCACCTTAAATGCGGGAGAGACCCTCGCGGTAGTAGGAGAGAGTGGTAGTGGGAAATCAGTTACAGCGCTTTCACTATCTAAACTATTGCCGGGACCACCTGCCTGCCAGGTCAGTGGAAGTATCCAGCTGGAAGGAAAGGACATACTATCGCTGCCAGAGAAGGAGCTGTTGTCCGTCCGGGGAAAAGAAATCGCATATATTTTTCAGGAGCCTTCTACTTCATTGAATCCCTTCTTTTCCGTTGGCTATCAAATCGCAGAAGCCATCAAGCTGCACCGTCCCGAAGTGAAGGATGTGAAAGCTGAAGTGATTAATGCCCTCGACCTGGTTGGGATTCGGATGCCCGAAAAGCGATATAAGGATTATCCACACCAATTGAGTGGGGGAATGCAGCAGCGCGTCATGATTGCGATGGGACTCAGTTGCCACCCAAAGGTCTTAGTCGCTGACGAACCTACGACTGCTTTGGACGTGACCATTCAGGCTCAAATCATGGATTTGATGCAGGACCTGAAAGAGAAGCTCAATATGTCCATTATTCTCATCACTCACAATTTTGGTATCGTCGACGGTTTTGCGGACAAGCTGATCGTTATGTATCGTGGGAAAATTGTTGAAGCTGGAGAGACGACTCAGGTGCTTTCCAATCCTCAACATCCTTACACGCGCGCACTGATTGCCTGTATACCAAAATTGGGCGGGAATCGCGAACGACTTGAAACCATCGACCATAGCAAGCTTGCCGGTTAA
- a CDS encoding transglutaminase-like domain-containing protein gives MPIPTDTAARLKAIAGLLDDPSPSVRNALIDELVSHGTAGRAFLNELCKGSDLELRKHAIAVLETLDKDSPNNMFSRFIKSMNYELESGYFLLSRTEDPEIKITDFMERLDEMTLRCQTLFTSPLGPRDRCRILNRVIFHEYGFTGNRSDFDNPDNTFIHTLFETRKGLPISLSIVYLMVARRLELELEPVAIPGRFMVGCYLEVEPFFIDVFENGVFRSLEDLLRFLDVNELEADLGHFGPCPVGTVLCRCCRNLAHQYRLLFEDDKADLYQSFVTEFEAHFEKRSI, from the coding sequence GTGCCCATCCCAACGGATACTGCTGCCCGTTTAAAAGCAATTGCGGGCCTTTTAGATGACCCATCACCTTCGGTGCGGAATGCCTTAATTGATGAACTGGTTTCCCACGGAACGGCGGGCCGTGCATTTCTGAACGAACTCTGCAAAGGCAGTGATCTCGAGCTGAGAAAGCATGCCATCGCAGTTCTGGAGACTCTGGATAAGGATTCGCCCAATAATATGTTCAGCCGCTTCATCAAGTCGATGAATTACGAGCTGGAGTCCGGGTATTTTTTACTTAGTCGAACTGAAGATCCTGAGATTAAGATCACGGACTTTATGGAGCGATTGGACGAAATGACACTTCGTTGCCAGACACTATTTACCTCTCCCCTGGGCCCAAGAGATCGTTGCCGCATTCTCAACCGAGTCATTTTCCACGAGTATGGTTTTACAGGGAACCGATCAGATTTTGATAACCCAGATAACACCTTTATCCACACGCTTTTTGAAACGCGCAAGGGACTACCGATTAGCCTTTCCATCGTTTACCTGATGGTCGCTCGTCGTTTGGAACTAGAACTGGAACCCGTCGCCATACCGGGACGCTTTATGGTCGGTTGTTATCTGGAAGTGGAACCGTTCTTTATTGATGTATTTGAAAACGGAGTCTTCAGGTCACTCGAAGATCTATTACGCTTCTTAGATGTAAACGAATTGGAAGCAGACCTCGGGCATTTCGGGCCTTGTCCCGTGGGAACGGTCCTTTGCAGATGCTGCCGCAACCTGGCTCACCAGTATCGCTTGCTTTTCGAAGACGACAAAGCCGACCTGTATCAATCGTTTGTGACGGAGTTTGAAGCTCATTTTGAAAAACGATCTATCTAG
- the galK gene encoding galactokinase, translating to MPPNTGRMIDQVRELFRTSFGEEPTVIARAPGRIEFVGNHTDYNGGDVLGVAVEQGIVLAVRKRTDRLVKGVSHSIETAFEYSLDNLETRPKESSWSRYPLGVVWAIQEHGLKFEQGFDFAVISNVPSGAGMSSSAALELATAYAVLEESIHEFSRKDIVRICRYAENHYVGVPCGILDQGVSGFGKKDHLVFIDCKNESFENVPIPPNTHFWIFNTDVKHSLIDSLYSERFSECGEGFEVAKSLHPNIECLVDYPLNELDSLGEHLGSNPYRRVNHVLNENQRVKDVVKLLGEPEVDLHVTGRFLFDSHASSRDLFRNSTEELDYLVSLLEGYDQVFGARLTGGGFGGAVMAWTSAGFSETDANAVSCKYERRFGHPARIIHCESGDGAHITWKESSP from the coding sequence ATGCCTCCTAATACTGGCCGCATGATTGATCAGGTCCGCGAACTATTTAGAACGAGCTTTGGAGAGGAGCCTACTGTGATTGCTCGTGCTCCAGGTCGTATTGAGTTTGTAGGTAACCATACCGATTACAACGGAGGCGATGTACTGGGGGTTGCAGTAGAACAGGGGATTGTTCTGGCCGTGCGCAAACGTACTGATCGATTGGTAAAAGGAGTGAGCCACAGTATAGAGACGGCCTTTGAATATTCGTTGGATAATCTTGAAACGCGGCCTAAAGAATCCAGCTGGTCGCGTTATCCCTTGGGAGTTGTGTGGGCAATTCAGGAGCATGGGCTCAAGTTCGAGCAGGGATTTGATTTTGCAGTCATATCCAATGTCCCCAGTGGAGCGGGAATGAGTAGTAGTGCTGCGCTGGAACTCGCCACTGCCTATGCTGTTCTTGAAGAATCTATTCACGAATTCTCACGAAAAGATATTGTTAGAATATGTAGGTATGCAGAAAATCATTACGTGGGTGTTCCTTGTGGGATTCTTGATCAAGGGGTTTCAGGATTCGGAAAGAAAGATCACTTGGTCTTTATTGATTGTAAGAATGAGTCCTTTGAGAATGTACCCATTCCACCGAATACTCACTTCTGGATCTTTAATACCGATGTGAAGCACAGTTTAATTGATTCACTTTATTCCGAACGTTTTTCAGAGTGCGGCGAAGGCTTCGAGGTCGCCAAGAGTTTACACCCTAATATCGAATGTTTGGTCGATTATCCGCTCAATGAACTAGATTCACTCGGGGAGCACTTGGGGAGTAACCCGTATCGTCGGGTAAATCATGTGCTGAATGAAAATCAGCGAGTAAAAGATGTTGTGAAGCTATTGGGTGAGCCTGAAGTAGACCTACATGTCACGGGCAGGTTCTTATTTGATTCGCATGCTAGCTCACGAGACCTCTTTAGAAATAGCACGGAAGAGTTGGATTATTTGGTATCTCTATTAGAAGGCTACGATCAAGTCTTCGGAGCTCGTCTGACAGGTGGTGGTTTTGGGGGAGCTGTTATGGCTTGGACCTCGGCAGGTTTTTCAGAAACCGATGCGAATGCGGTAAGCTGTAAGTATGAGCGGCGGTTTGGTCATCCTGCCCGCATCATACATTGCGAGAGTGGTGATGGCGCCCATATTACCTGGAAGGAATCGAGTCCCTAG